One stretch of Bosea vaviloviae DNA includes these proteins:
- a CDS encoding esterase-like activity of phytase family protein, whose product MRLSLVAALLLSSTILAGAQDAQKEFPAKLAGHALLPANTIIAAPADAPADLKVSGKFVTPGKRVEAVGTVMGTSGGRPTGLSTPFAGQPVQGFSGIRSLGNGEFLVLTDNGFGAKANSPDAMLFFHRLKADFASGKIERTATTFLHDPDKKIPFRIVHEGTEKRYLTGADFDPESIQPIGGKFWIGEEFGPYLIRVDADGKVEAVFETLVDGKPARSPDHYAVTTPNAPNLPVEFNVRRSKGFEGMAQSPDGRFLYPLLEGPLWNAETKGNEEVDGKEVLRILEFDVAAEKWTGRSWLFPLEAKGNAIGDFNMIDATTALIIERDNGEGTADRACAAGQKGPDCFHDLAKFKRIVKIEMTDANVGKPVRKVGFIDLLKIADPDKKARQGAIDGVLPFPFFTIENVDVVDRANGIIVVGNDNNLPFSSSRDPKKADDNELVLLSVKELLDAK is encoded by the coding sequence ATGCGCCTGTCCCTCGTCGCAGCCTTGCTGCTGTCATCGACCATCCTCGCCGGCGCCCAGGATGCGCAGAAGGAATTCCCCGCCAAGCTCGCCGGCCATGCCCTGCTGCCGGCCAACACGATCATCGCCGCCCCGGCCGATGCGCCGGCCGACCTCAAGGTCTCCGGCAAGTTCGTCACGCCCGGCAAGCGCGTCGAGGCGGTCGGCACGGTGATGGGTACCTCGGGCGGGCGCCCAACCGGCCTGTCGACGCCGTTTGCCGGCCAGCCGGTGCAGGGCTTCTCCGGCATTCGTTCGCTTGGCAATGGCGAGTTCCTGGTGCTGACCGATAACGGCTTCGGCGCCAAGGCGAACTCGCCGGACGCGATGCTGTTCTTCCACCGCCTCAAGGCCGATTTCGCCAGCGGCAAGATCGAGCGGACCGCGACCACCTTCCTGCACGACCCCGACAAGAAGATCCCCTTCCGCATCGTCCATGAGGGCACGGAGAAGCGCTATCTGACCGGTGCGGATTTCGATCCGGAATCGATCCAGCCGATCGGCGGCAAATTCTGGATCGGCGAGGAGTTCGGCCCCTATCTCATCCGCGTCGACGCCGACGGCAAGGTCGAGGCCGTGTTCGAGACGCTCGTCGACGGCAAGCCCGCCCGCTCGCCCGACCACTACGCCGTGACCACGCCCAACGCGCCCAACCTCCCGGTCGAGTTCAATGTCCGCCGCTCCAAGGGTTTTGAGGGCATGGCGCAGTCGCCCGACGGCCGCTTCCTCTATCCGCTGCTGGAAGGCCCGCTCTGGAACGCCGAGACCAAGGGCAATGAGGAGGTCGACGGCAAGGAGGTGCTGCGCATCCTCGAATTCGACGTGGCTGCCGAGAAGTGGACCGGCCGTTCCTGGCTCTTCCCGCTGGAAGCCAAGGGCAACGCCATCGGCGACTTCAACATGATCGACGCCACGACAGCGCTCATTATCGAAAGAGATAACGGCGAAGGCACAGCCGACAGGGCCTGCGCCGCTGGCCAGAAGGGCCCCGACTGCTTCCACGACCTCGCCAAGTTCAAGCGCATCGTGAAGATCGAAATGACCGACGCCAATGTCGGCAAGCCGGTGCGCAAGGTCGGCTTCATCGACCTCTTGAAGATCGCCGACCCGGACAAGAAGGCCAGGCAAGGCGCCATCGACGGCGTGCTGCCCTTCCCCTTCTTCACCATCGAGAACGTCGATGTGGTCGACCGCGCCAACGGCATCATCGTCGTCGGCAACGACAACAACTTGCCCTTCTCCTCCTCGCGCGATCCGAAGAAGGCCGACGACAATGAACTCGTGCTGCTCTCGGTGAAGGAACTGCTCGACGCGAAGTGA
- the deoA gene encoding thymidine phosphorylase codes for MKLTQEIIAAKRDGAELPDADIRQFVAGITDGSVSEGQAAAFAMAIFFRDMTAKERVALTLAMRDSGTVLNWDDLPGPALDKHSTGGVGDTVSLPLAAAVAACGGFVPMISGRGLGHTGGTLDKLDAVPGYVTQPDIVLFRKVVREQGCAIIGQTADLAPADKRLYAIRDVTATVETIPLLTSSILSKKLAAGLHGLAMDVKFGSGAFLTDYGQARALADALVGVANGAGLPTTALMTDMDEPLASAAGNALEVAYALDHLTGRRREPRFHEATVALAAEMLLLGRLAGDLTEARAKIEAAFASGAAAERFAQMVAALGGPTDLLERPEKYLAPAPVVKPVFPVAPGTVQAIDTRGVGFAIVALGGGRSRAEDRIDHSVGIVDLAGIGDAAGAERPLGIVHARSEAGFAAAEARLRQAYRIGEGAAGHGPLVTERITESSHA; via the coding sequence ATGAAGCTGACCCAGGAGATCATCGCCGCCAAGCGTGACGGCGCTGAATTGCCGGATGCCGACATCCGGCAATTCGTCGCAGGCATCACCGACGGCTCGGTCAGCGAGGGCCAGGCCGCCGCCTTTGCGATGGCGATCTTCTTCCGCGATATGACGGCGAAGGAGCGCGTCGCGCTGACGCTCGCCATGCGCGATTCCGGCACCGTGTTGAACTGGGACGACCTGCCCGGCCCAGCCCTCGACAAGCATTCGACCGGCGGCGTCGGCGACACTGTGAGCCTGCCATTGGCGGCGGCGGTCGCGGCCTGCGGCGGCTTCGTGCCGATGATTTCGGGGCGCGGGCTCGGCCATACCGGCGGCACGCTCGACAAGCTCGACGCCGTGCCGGGCTATGTCACGCAGCCAGACATCGTGCTGTTCCGCAAGGTGGTGCGCGAGCAGGGCTGCGCCATCATCGGCCAGACCGCCGATCTCGCCCCCGCCGACAAGCGGCTCTACGCGATCCGCGACGTGACGGCGACGGTCGAGACCATCCCGCTTCTGACCTCGTCGATCCTGTCGAAGAAGCTCGCGGCCGGGCTGCATGGCCTCGCCATGGATGTGAAGTTCGGCTCGGGCGCCTTCCTGACAGATTACGGCCAGGCGCGCGCGCTCGCCGACGCGCTGGTCGGCGTCGCCAATGGCGCGGGCCTGCCGACGACGGCCTTGATGACCGACATGGACGAGCCCCTGGCGAGCGCGGCCGGCAACGCGCTCGAAGTCGCCTATGCCCTCGATCATCTGACGGGCAGGCGACGCGAGCCACGCTTCCATGAGGCGACGGTGGCGCTGGCGGCCGAGATGCTGCTGCTGGGCCGGCTCGCGGGCGATCTCACTGAAGCCCGCGCGAAGATCGAGGCCGCTTTCGCCTCGGGCGCGGCGGCAGAGCGCTTCGCGCAGATGGTCGCGGCGCTGGGCGGGCCGACGGACCTGCTGGAACGACCGGAGAAATATCTCGCGCCGGCACCGGTCGTGAAGCCCGTCTTTCCCGTTGCACCCGGCACGGTCCAGGCCATCGACACGCGCGGCGTCGGCTTCGCCATCGTCGCGCTCGGGGGTGGGCGCAGCCGCGCCGAAGACCGGATCGACCACAGCGTCGGCATCGTCGATCTCGCCGGCATCGGTGACGCCGCGGGGGCGGAACGTCCTCTCGGCATCGTTCATGCACGCAGCGAAGCCGGCTTCGCTGCCGCAGAGGCCCGCTTGCGGCAGGCCTATCGCATCGGCGAAGGTGCGGCCGGCCACGGCCCGCTCGTCACGGAACGCATCACGGAGAGTTCGCACGCATGA
- a CDS encoding purine-nucleoside phosphorylase has translation MAVDAIFDEAAGTLIDRGVDGPIECALVLGTGLGRIVDDMVDMVTIPFSAIPGFPLGEVSGHARQLCYGTLFGKKVLIFQGRAHYYETGDPAAMRVPLGMLTAFGSPPLILTNAAGSLKPDLRPGGLALITDHINLNGPNPLVGDVGDGRFVPMVDAYDPHLRLRLKKAAASSGANLGEGVYMWFTGPSFETPAEIRMAKTLGADLVGMSTVPEVILARRFGIRVAAISVITNMGAGLLGGTPHHAETRDVATAASTGLRRLFRSFLSEL, from the coding sequence ATGGCTGTTGACGCAATCTTCGACGAGGCGGCGGGAACGCTGATCGACCGCGGGGTCGATGGCCCCATCGAATGTGCCCTCGTGCTCGGAACCGGTCTCGGCCGCATCGTCGACGACATGGTCGACATGGTCACGATTCCGTTCTCGGCGATCCCCGGCTTTCCCCTGGGCGAGGTCTCAGGTCACGCCCGACAGCTCTGCTACGGCACGCTGTTCGGCAAGAAGGTGCTGATCTTCCAGGGCCGGGCGCATTACTACGAGACCGGAGACCCTGCAGCGATGCGCGTGCCGCTCGGCATGCTGACCGCCTTCGGCTCGCCGCCTCTGATCCTCACCAATGCGGCAGGCTCGCTGAAGCCCGATCTCCGGCCCGGCGGGCTCGCGCTGATCACCGATCATATCAATCTCAACGGTCCCAATCCGCTGGTCGGGGATGTCGGCGATGGCCGCTTCGTGCCGATGGTCGATGCCTATGACCCGCATTTGCGCCTGCGGCTGAAGAAGGCCGCCGCGAGCTCCGGCGCCAATCTCGGCGAAGGCGTCTATATGTGGTTCACCGGTCCCAGCTTCGAGACACCGGCCGAGATCAGGATGGCGAAGACGCTCGGCGCCGATCTCGTCGGCATGTCGACCGTGCCCGAGGTGATCCTCGCCCGGCGCTTCGGCATTCGCGTCGCCGCCATCTCGGTCATCACCAATATGGGAGCAGGCCTGCTCGGCGGCACGCCGCATCATGCCGAGACACGCGATGTCGCGACCGCCGCCTCGACCGGGTTGCGGCGCCTCTTCCGCAGCTTCCTGTCGGAGCTCTGA
- a CDS encoding 2-hydroxyacid dehydrogenase, with amino-acid sequence MSLLLAMTGWHVEDWRARFQALLPDIPVVILGEPFDRRAVHYVASWKHPEGSLAGLPNLAAIFSLGAGVDFLFADQRLPEAPIARVVDPDLTTRMSEYIVLHCLMILRQQRRYDRQQPTKSWEDDRHQPAARSVRVGIMGLGELGLDAARKLQVMGFDVAGWSRSPKSVEGLTTFAGEDGMAAFLARTDILVSLLPLTPETKGTINAALLAGLASDGRLGGPFLVNAGRGGLQVEADIMAALEAGTLKGATLDVFETEPLPADSPLWSHPAVTVTPHNAAMSEPEAVANLISAQIRRLEAGQPLEHVVDPQRGY; translated from the coding sequence ATGAGTCTGCTTTTGGCCATGACAGGTTGGCATGTCGAGGATTGGCGCGCCCGCTTCCAGGCGCTGCTGCCCGACATCCCCGTGGTGATCCTCGGCGAGCCCTTCGATCGGCGCGCAGTGCATTACGTCGCGAGCTGGAAGCACCCTGAGGGGAGCCTTGCCGGACTGCCGAACCTCGCCGCGATCTTCTCGCTCGGCGCCGGCGTCGATTTCCTCTTCGCCGACCAGCGCCTGCCCGAAGCGCCGATCGCGCGTGTCGTCGATCCCGACCTGACGACGCGGATGAGCGAATACATCGTGCTGCACTGCCTGATGATCCTGCGTCAGCAGCGCCGCTATGACCGCCAGCAGCCCACCAAGAGCTGGGAGGACGACCGCCACCAGCCGGCGGCGCGCTCGGTGCGCGTCGGCATCATGGGGCTCGGCGAGCTCGGGCTTGATGCGGCACGCAAGCTCCAGGTCATGGGTTTCGACGTGGCAGGCTGGAGCCGCAGCCCCAAGAGCGTCGAGGGCCTCACTACCTTCGCCGGCGAGGACGGCATGGCCGCGTTCCTGGCGCGTACCGACATCCTGGTCAGCCTGCTGCCGCTAACACCGGAGACGAAGGGCACGATCAACGCCGCCTTGCTCGCCGGCCTCGCAAGCGATGGCCGGCTCGGCGGGCCGTTCCTGGTCAATGCCGGGCGCGGCGGCTTGCAGGTCGAGGCCGATATCATGGCAGCTCTGGAGGCCGGCACGCTCAAGGGCGCGACGCTCGATGTGTTCGAGACCGAGCCGCTGCCGGCGGATTCCCCGCTCTGGAGCCATCCGGCCGTGACGGTGACGCCGCACAACGCCGCGATGTCCGAGCCCGAGGCGGTGGCAAATCTGATCTCGGCGCAGATCCGACGCCTGGAAGCCGGCCAGCCGCTGGAGCATGTCGTCGATCCCCAGCGGGGATATTGA
- the deoC gene encoding deoxyribose-phosphate aldolase, with protein sequence MSDASVAARALALLDLTDLAENADEAGLSNLCARAVAAPGPVAAICIWPRFVRQARALLGDGPVRIATVMNFPGGGTAIAPVLREAEQALTDGADEIDLVLPWQAFLAGFLESPRAMVRLVKSRCGDKRLKVILETGEYPDLAQVQAAAELAIAEGADFIKTSTGKTAHSASIPAARTMLQVIGATKRPVGLKPSGGIRSLSDAASYLALADAIMGPDWATPESFRFGASGLHQVLVDVIAGGAAGQVNGPY encoded by the coding sequence ATGTCCGACGCATCTGTCGCGGCGCGCGCGCTCGCCCTGCTCGATCTGACGGACCTTGCCGAGAATGCCGACGAGGCCGGCCTGAGCAACCTGTGCGCACGCGCCGTCGCCGCGCCCGGCCCGGTCGCGGCCATATGCATCTGGCCGCGCTTCGTCCGCCAAGCCCGCGCCTTGCTGGGCGACGGGCCGGTGCGCATCGCGACCGTGATGAATTTCCCCGGAGGCGGGACGGCCATCGCCCCGGTCCTGCGCGAGGCCGAACAAGCGCTCACTGACGGCGCCGACGAGATCGATCTCGTCCTGCCCTGGCAAGCCTTCCTCGCCGGCTTTCTCGAGAGCCCGCGCGCGATGGTCAGGCTGGTGAAATCGCGCTGCGGCGACAAGCGGCTTAAGGTCATCCTGGAGACGGGGGAATATCCCGATCTCGCCCAGGTCCAGGCCGCCGCCGAGCTCGCCATCGCGGAAGGGGCCGACTTCATCAAGACCTCGACCGGTAAGACGGCGCATTCGGCCAGCATTCCCGCCGCGCGGACGATGCTGCAGGTCATCGGGGCGACCAAGCGCCCCGTGGGGTTGAAACCCTCCGGCGGCATCAGGAGTTTGTCCGATGCCGCGAGCTATCTTGCGCTTGCCGACGCGATCATGGGGCCGGACTGGGCGACGCCGGAGAGCTTTCGCTTCGGCGCGAGCGGGTTGCACCAGGTGCTCGTCGATGTGATCGCGGGCGGTGCGGCGGGGCAAGTGAACGGACCTTACTGA
- a CDS encoding cytidine deaminase: MTDEPDFDALFAAAQPVQARAYAPYSRFKVGAALLADDGAVYSGCNVENASYPVGVCAEAGAISAMIAGGGRAIRALLVLGDGDTLVTPCGACRQRIREFAAPETPIAIAGPNGIRARFSLAELLPASFGPDNLRQ, translated from the coding sequence GCCCAACCTGTCCAGGCCAGGGCCTACGCGCCCTATTCGCGCTTCAAGGTCGGCGCGGCGCTGCTCGCCGATGACGGCGCGGTCTATTCCGGCTGCAATGTCGAGAATGCGTCCTATCCGGTCGGCGTCTGCGCCGAGGCCGGCGCGATCTCGGCCATGATCGCCGGCGGCGGGCGTGCCATCCGCGCTTTGCTCGTGCTCGGCGACGGGGATACGCTGGTCACGCCCTGCGGCGCCTGCCGCCAGCGCATCCGCGAATTCGCCGCACCCGAGACCCCGATCGCGATCGCCGGCCCAAACGGCATTCGCGCCCGCTTTTCGCTGGCCGAGCTGTTGCCAGCCTCCTTCGGACCAGACAATTTGCGCCAGTGA